The Bacteroides sp. AN502(2024) DNA segment TGATTCCTCCCTCTTTTACGTAATGTGTCACATCGGCGATGTGTACACCCACTTCCCACAATCCGTTTTTCAGCTTGCGAATGGAAAGTGCATCGTCAAAGTCTTTTGCATCTTTCGGGTCGATAGTGAAAGTCGTTACCTTACGGAAATCCTCACGTTTGGCAATCTCTTCTGCAGAAATCTCGGCAGGAATTTTGTCTGCTGCTGTCTCTACAGATTTCGGATATACATACGGCAGACCGAATTCAGCAAGAATAGCGTGCATCTCGGTAGTGTTGTCGCCAGCCTGACCTAATATATCTATCACTTGTCCGATAGGATTCTTTGCCTTGTCCGGCCATTCGGTTATTTTTACGATCGCTTTATCTCCGGTCTTTCCGCCTTTCAGCTTATCTTTCGGAATGAAGATATCATTGGCAAGCGTACGGTTCTCCGTCACCAGAAAGGCATAGGACTTGGCTACTTCCAGTGTGCCGACAAAAGTATCATTAGCACGTTCCAGTATTTCTATTACTTCTCCTTCAGCTTCTCTGTTCTTCCGTTTAGCATAAAAAGCAATCTTTACTTTGTCATTGTTCATGGCGTGTGCCGAATTGCGTTCAGCCACAAATATCGGTTCGCCTCCTCCTTCAGGGATAAAGGAATTCTTGCCATTGCTTTTCCGTTGGAAAATGCCTGTCATCTCCGTTCCATGATTGTTGAGGCGGAACTTCCCTTTTTCTACTTCGGAAATATAATCGTCAGCTGAAAGGTCATGTAATATATCGATGCATAACATTTTTTGCGGGTGGGTAGTGAGACGCAGTTCCGAGAAAATATATTTCATACTTAAGGTCTCGCTGGATTTGGCATGGAAAAAGTCTATTAATAACGCTGCCAGCTCTTTCTTACTCATTCTTTTGCCGGCCTTCTTCTCTTTCTTTTCTTTCTTTTTCGCCATAATATATGGAATTTATTAGTAGTTCAATCATTGATGGGATACAAAGTAAACAAATTTTTGGTTAGTTTGTTGTTAAGGTCTGTTTATTTTTTCATTTGCTTTTGGGCGAAGCATTAATTTGATAGAGATATATCGCTTTGGAAGATTTTTATTTTACTGCTAAATTCTTACGATATTCACTCAATGAATAGCCTGTTTGCCGTTTAAAGAATTTAGTTAGTGTAACTTGGTCCGGGAAATTGAGGTTGTTCGCTATCTGTTGCATTGTATCATTCGTATTTTCCAATTGCTTGGCTATCTCACCCACAAGAGAAAGACAAATCCAATCATAAGCGGTTTTGTCTGTTTGACATTTCACTATGCGATTCAAATACTGAGGAGTGATACATAATTTCGACGCATAGAACCCCACAGAGTGTTCCCGGCAGATGTACATGGTCAGCAACTTCATAAACGTGATAAAGATTTCTTTTTTTCGTCCTCCGGTCTGCATCTTCCTGTTTTTTGCTTCTCTACGAATGTGTATATCAGCAAGATCCATAAGAAACAACCAGATCGAGCATTTTATCATCTCATTACGGAAAATATGTTCCTCATTCAAACTCGCCTTTTCCAAACAATCCATACGGTATTTGAATATCGGCATGATGTCGGGTTCCAATACATTGACTGGTTGCTCGTGTGCCTTTTCAGTAAGGGTAAAAGGTATTGGCGGACTATTTTTGAGAAGAGCGGCAATATAAGGATCCGTGCAAGCCATCAGATGGGCTTTGATATTACCGGATGCCGATAAAAGCTCTATGGATGGTTCGCTGATGAAATGTCCGTAAGCATTTTGAACCAAGTGGAATAGTTTGCCCTTGAATTTCACATCGAGGGCTCCTTCTTCCACCAGTATATGGACAACCATTCGGGAATCTCCTTCGGACAGTTCACATGGTTTGAATAG contains these protein-coding regions:
- a CDS encoding helix-turn-helix domain-containing protein: MNFNDFAHIRKYCHVAENGFLIWKITPEELFKPCELSEGDSRMVVHILVEEGALDVKFKGKLFHLVQNAYGHFISEPSIELLSASGNIKAHLMACTDPYIAALLKNSPPIPFTLTEKAHEQPVNVLEPDIMPIFKYRMDCLEKASLNEEHIFRNEMIKCSIWLFLMDLADIHIRREAKNRKMQTGGRKKEIFITFMKLLTMYICREHSVGFYASKLCITPQYLNRIVKCQTDKTAYDWICLSLVGEIAKQLENTNDTMQQIANNLNFPDQVTLTKFFKRQTGYSLSEYRKNLAVK